A window from Vulpes vulpes isolate BD-2025 chromosome 9, VulVul3, whole genome shotgun sequence encodes these proteins:
- the SETD5 gene encoding histone-lysine N-methyltransferase SETD5 isoform X2, producing the protein MSIAIPLGVTTPDTSYSDMAAGSDPESVEASPAVNEKSVYSTHNYGTTQRHGCRGLPYADHNYGAPPPPTPPASPPVQTIIPRSDLNGLPSPVEERCGDSPNSEGETVPTWCPCGLSQDGFLLNCDKCRGMSRGKVIRLHRRKQDNISGGDSSATESWDEELSPSTVLYTATQHTPTSITLTVRRTKPKKRKKSPEKGRAVAKTKKIKAFREGSRKSLRMKNSPSEAQNLDENTTEGWENRIRLWTDQYEEAFTNQYSADVQNALEQHLHSSKEFVGKPAILDTINKTELACNNTVIGSQMQLQLGRVTRVQKHRKILRAARDLALDTLIIEYRGKVMLRQQFEVNGHFFKKPYPFVLFYSKFNGVEMCVDARTFGNDARFIRRSCTPNAEVRHMIADGMIHLCIYAVSAITKDAEVTIAFDYEYSNCNYKVDCACHKGNRNCPIQKRNPNAAEPPLPPPPSLPTIGAETRRRKARRKELEMEQQNEAPEEDNNQQPEQVPEKATVSSDHEEIDNPEEKEEEKEEVTDDQENPAHSRRTREDRKVEAIMHAFENLEKRKKRRDQPLEQSSSDIEITTTTSEAPVGEEAKTEAPESEVSNPASNMAIPSTPQSVGVNTRRSSQAGDIAAEKPVPKPPPAKPSRPRPKSRISRYRTSSAQRLKRQKQAIAQQAELSQAALEEGGNNSSVTPTEAGNIDSSGENRQLMGSDPTVLSVTGSHVNRAAPKYPKTKKYLVTEWLNDKAEKQECPVECPLRITTDPTVLATTLNMLPGLIHSPLICTTPKHYIRFGSPFIPERRRRPLLPDGTFSSCKKRWIKQALEEGMTQTSSVPQETRTQHLYQSNENSNSSNICKDNADLLSPLKKWKSRYLMEQNVTKLLRPLSPVTPPPPNPGSKSPPLTTSGPSHSEEECRNGYSLMFSPITSLTTASRCNTPLQFENISSPESSPANRPESLSPELCHRKDLDLTKVGYLDSNTNSCADRPSLINSGPSDLATHPSIGPPSETGFPSRSGDGHQTLARNSDQAFRTEFNLMYAYSPLNAMPRADGLYRGSPLVGDRKPLHLDGGYCSPAEGFPSRYEHGFMKDLSRGSMSPGSERTCEGVPSAPQNPPQRKKVSLLEYRKRKQEAKENSGGGGDSAQSKSKSAGAGQGSSNSLSDTGAHGVQGSSTRTPSSPHKKFSPSHSSMSHMEAVSPSDSRGTSSHCRPQENISSRWMVPTSVERLREGGSIPKVLRSSVRVAQKGEPSPTWESNITEKDSDPTDGEGPETLSSALSKGAAVYSPSRYSYQLLQCDSPRTESQSLLQQSSSPFRGHPTQSPGYSYRTTALRPGNPPSHGSSESSLSSTSYSSPAHPVSTDSLAPFTGTPGYYSSQPHSGNSTGSSLPRRSCPSSAASPTPQGPSDSPTSDSVSQSSTGTLSSTSFPQNSRSSLPSDLRTINLPSAGQSAAYQASRVSAVSNSQHYPHRGSGGVHQYRLQPLQGSGVKTQTGLS; encoded by the exons CCCTGAATCTGTGGAGGCTAGTCCAGCAGTTAATGAGAAGAGCGTGTATTCCACTCATAATTATGGGACCACTCAGAGGCATGGGTGTCGAGGACTGCCTTATGCT gaTCATAATTACGGAGCCCCTCCTCCTCCGAcacctcctgcttctccccctgtccaGACGATCATCCCTCGTTCTGACCTGAATGGCCTGCCGTCGCCCGTAGAGGAACGCTGTGGAGACAGCCCGAACTCTGAAGGAGAGACTGTTCCTACCTGGTGTCCTTGTGGTCTTTCTCAGGATGGCTTCCTTCTCAACTGTGACAAGTGCAG gggaatgagcagggggaaggtTATTAGACTTCATCGGCGGAAGCAGGACAACATATCAG GTGGGGATAGCAGTGCAACAGAAAGCTGGGATGAGGAGCTTTCTCCCTCCACTGTGTTGTACACAGCAACACAGCACACACCTACAAGCATCACCTTAACTGTTAGAAGAACCAAACCCAAGAAGCGGAAGAAGAGTCCAGAAAAGGGTCGTGCAGTAGCAAAGACGAAGAAAATCAAG GCATTTCGAGAGGGATCCCGGAAGTCCTTGCGGATGAAG AATTCTCCTTCTGAAGCACAGAATTTAGATGAGAATACAACTGAGGGATGGGAAAATCGGATAAGACTGTGGACTGATCAGTATGAAGAAGCTTTCACTAATCAGTACAGTGCAGATGTACAGAACGCCCTTGAACAACATCTACATTCTAGCAAGGAATTTGTGGGCAAACCTGCTATTTTAGACACTATTAATAAGACTGAATTGGCCTGTAATAATACAGTTATTGGTTCCCAAATGCAG CTACAGTTGGGAAGAGTCACTCGTGTTCAGAAACACCGGAAGATCCTTAGAGCTGCAAGAGACTTGGCTCTGGACACTCTTATAATAGAGTATCGAGGGAAAGTCATGTTGCGACAGCAATTTGAGGTCAATGGGCATTTCTTCAAAAA ACCATACCCCTTTGTGCTCTTCTACTCAAAATTCAATGGTGTAGAGATGTGTGTGGATGCACGTACTTTCGGTAATGATGCTCGGTTCATCAGAAGATCGTGTACGCCAAATGCAGAG GTGCGACACATGATTGCAGATGGGATGATTCACCTATGTATCTATGCAGTGTCTGCCATCACCAAGGATGCTGAGGTCACCATAGCGTTTGATTATGAGTACAGTAATTG TAATTATAAAGTGGACTGTGCATGTCACAAGGGGAACCGGAATTGCCCTATACAGAAAAGGAATCCCAATGCCGCAGAACCACCACTCCCACCTCCTCCAAGCTTACCCACCATCGGAGCAGAGACAAGACGTAGAAAAGCTCGACGGAAAGAGTTAGAGATGGAGCAGCAGAATGAGGCTCCAGAAGAGGATAACAATCAGCAACCAGAACAAGTTCCTGAGAAAGCAACTGTGTCCAGTGACCATGAG GAAATAGACAAtccagaggaaaaagaagaagagaaagaagaggttaCAGATGACCAGGAGAACCCAGCTCATAGCAGAAGG ACCCGGGAAGATAGAAAGGTTGAAGCCATCATGCATGCTTTTGAAaacttagagaaaagaaagaagcggCGGGATCAGCCATTGGAACAAAGCAGCTCTGACATAGAGATTACTACCACCACCTCAGAGGCCCCTGTGGGAGAAGAGGCAAAAACTGAAGCCCCTGAATCTGAAGTTAGCAACCCTGCTTCAAACATGGCCATCCCAAGCACTCCACAGAGTGTTGGTGTAAACACCCGGAGGTCTTCTCAAGCGGGG GATATTGCTGCAGAAAAACCAGTCCCCAAGCCACCTCCAGCGAAACCTTCTAGGCCCCGACCGAAGAGTCGAATTTCTCGGTACCGGACCAGTTCAGCCCAAAGACTAAAGCGTCAGAAGCAGGCCATTGCACAACAGGCAGAATTGTCACAAGCTGCCTtggaagagggaggaaataatAGCTCTGTAACTCCTACTGAAGCTGGAAATATAGACAGTTCAGGAGAAAACAGGCAATTAATGGGGTCTGACCCAACTGTGTTATCAGTTACTGGATCCCATGTCAACCGCGCTGCACCTAaataccccaaaaccaaaaag TATCTAGTTACAGAATGGTTGAATGACAAAGCAGAGAAGCAAGAATGCCCTGTTGAGTGCCCTTTACGTATCACCACGGACCCAACTGTACTGGCAACTACCCTGAACATGTTACCCGGTCTTATCCATTCCCCATTAATTTGCACCACCCCCAAACACTACATTCGCTTTGGCTCACCCTTTATCCCTGAGAGACGTCGAAGGCCCCTTCTGCCTGATGGCACCTTCAGCTCCTGTAAAAAG CGCTGGATAAAGCAAGCCTTGGAAGAAGGGATGACTCAAACATCATCTGTACCCCAAGAGACTAGAACTCAGCACCTATACCAAAGTAATGAGAATAGTAACTCTTCTAATATCTGCAAAGATAATGCAG ATCTATTGAGCCCATTAAAGAAATGGAAGTCTCGATATTTGATGGAGCAGAATGTCACCAAGTTACTGAGGCCTCTTTCTCCAGTCACACCACCCCCTCCCAATCCAGGCTCAAAGAGCCCCCCACTGACCACATCTGGCCCATCTCACTCAGAAGAGGAGTGTCGAAATGGATACAGCCTCATGTTCTCACCAATCACGTCTCTTACTACTGCTAGTCGCTGCAATACTCCTCTGCAGTTTGAG AACATATCCTCCCCTGAGAGTTCCCCTGCGAATAGGCCCGAGTCCCTGTCACCCGAG ctTTGTCACCGAAAAGACCTGGACTTGACAAAAGTAGGCTACCTTGACTCCAACACTAACAGCTGTGCTGACAGACCTTCCCTGATCAACTCAGGTCCTTCTGACCTGGCTACTCATCCTTCTATCGGGCCCCCCTCTGAGACTGGCTTTCCAAGCAGGAGTGGAGATGGACATCAAACCCTTGCAAGGAACTCGGACCAGGCATTTCGGACAGAGTTTAACTTAATGTACGCCTACTCCCCATTGAACGCTATGCCTCGAGCTGATGGATTATATCGAGGGTCTCCCCTAGTAGGGGATAGGAAACCTTTACATTTGGATGGGGGATATTGTTCCCCTGCAGAAGGGTTTCCCAGCAGATATGAACATGGTTTTATGAAAGACCTCTCTCGTGGATCCATGTCACCTGGCAGTGAGAGGACTTGTGAAGGAGTCCCATCTGCCCCCCAGAACCCACCACAGAGGAAAAAG GTATCCCTGCTGGAGTACCGCAAACGGAAACAAGAAGCCAAGGAGAATTCTGGTGGGGGAGGTGACTCTGCACAGAGCAAAAGCAAGTCTGCAGGAGCTGGGCAAGGCAGCAGTAACTCACTTTCTGACACTGGTGCCCATGGTGTGCAGGGATCCTCAACCCGAACCCCATCTTCCCCTCACAAAAAATTCTCCCCATCTCATTCCTCTATGTCCCATATGGAGGCGGTAAGCCCATCAGATTCCAGAGGCACTTCATCTCACTGCAGACCTCAAGAGAATATCAGCAGTAGGTG GATGGTTCCCACATCGGTGGAACGACTCCGAGAAGGAGGGAGTATTCCCAAGGTCCTCCGAAGCAGTGTGAGGGTGGCCCAAAAAGGAGAGCCTTCTCCCACTTGGGAGAGTAATATCACAGAGAAAGACTCAG ACCCTACAGATGGAGAAGGCCCAGAGACACTGAGCTCAGCACTCTCTAAAGGAGCAGCCGTTTACAGCCCTTCCAGATACAGCTACCAG CTCCTGCAGTGTGATAGTCCACGGACAGAATCACAAAGCCTCCTTCAGCAGAGTTCCTCCCCCTTTAGAGGACATCCCACCCAATCTCCAGGATACAGTTATCGAACTACTGCACTGAGACCTGGAAATCCCCCCTCTCACGGTTCTTCAGAATCCTCCCTCTCTTCTACGTCCTATTCCAGCCCCGCCCACCCTGTATCCACAGACTCGTTGGCCCCATTTACGGGGACACCAGGGTATTATAGCAGCCAGCCACATTCTGGAAACAGCACTGGCAGCAGTCTTCCAAGGAGGAGCTGCCCTTCTAGTGCTGCTAGCCCTACCCCACAGGGCCCCTCAGACTCACCGACCTCAGACTCGGTCTCCCAGTCCAGCACAGGAACTCTGAGTTCCACCTCCTTCCCTCAGAACTCTAGGTCATCATTGCCATCAGACTTACGGACTATCAATCTGCCCAGTGCTGGGCAGTCCGCTGCCTACCAGGCCTCCAGGGTATCTGCGGTTTCCAATTCACAGCACTACCCACACCGTGGGAGTGGGGGTGTGCACCAGTACCGACTCCAGCCGCTGCAAGGGTCAGGAGTCAAGACTCAGACAGGACTTTCCTAG
- the SETD5 gene encoding histone-lysine N-methyltransferase SETD5 isoform X16: MSIAIPLGVTTPDTSYSDMAAGSDPESVEASPAVNEKSVYSTHNYGTTQRHGCRGLPYATIIPRSDLNGLPSPVEERCGDSPNSEGETVPTWCPCGLSQDGFLLNCDKCRGMSRGKVIRLHRRKQDNISGGDSSATESWDEELSPSTVLYTATQHTPTSITLTVRRTKPKKRKKSPEKGRAVAKTKKIKNSPSEAQNLDENTTEGWENRIRLWTDQYEEAFTNQYSADVQNALEQHLHSSKEFVGKPAILDTINKTELACNNTVIGSQMQLQLGRVTRVQKHRKILRAARDLALDTLIIEYRGKVMLRQQFEVNGHFFKKPYPFVLFYSKFNGVEMCVDARTFGNDARFIRRSCTPNAEVRHMIADGMIHLCIYAVSAITKDAEVTIAFDYEYSNCNYKVDCACHKGNRNCPIQKRNPNAAEPPLPPPPSLPTIGAETRRRKARRKELEMEQQNEAPEEDNNQQPEQVPEKATVSSDHEEIDNPEEKEEEKEEVTDDQENPAHSRRTREDRKVEAIMHAFENLEKRKKRRDQPLEQSSSDIEITTTTSEAPVGEEAKTEAPESEVSNPASNMAIPSTPQSVGVNTRRSSQAGDIAAEKPVPKPPPAKPSRPRPKSRISRYRTSSAQRLKRQKQAIAQQAELSQAALEEGGNNSSVTPTEAGNIDSSGENRQLMGSDPTVLSVTGSHVNRAAPKYPKTKKYLVTEWLNDKAEKQECPVECPLRITTDPTVLATTLNMLPGLIHSPLICTTPKHYIRFGSPFIPERRRRPLLPDGTFSSCKKRWIKQALEEGMTQTSSVPQETRTQHLYQSNENSNSSNICKDNADLLSPLKKWKSRYLMEQNVTKLLRPLSPVTPPPPNPGSKSPPLTTSGPSHSEEECRNGYSLMFSPITSLTTASRCNTPLQFELCHRKDLDLTKVGYLDSNTNSCADRPSLINSGPSDLATHPSIGPPSETGFPSRSGDGHQTLARNSDQAFRTEFNLMYAYSPLNAMPRADGLYRGSPLVGDRKPLHLDGGYCSPAEGFPSRYEHGFMKDLSRGSMSPGSERTCEGVPSAPQNPPQRKKVSLLEYRKRKQEAKENSGGGGDSAQSKSKSAGAGQGSSNSLSDTGAHGVQGSSTRTPSSPHKKFSPSHSSMSHMEAVSPSDSRGTSSHCRPQENISSRWMVPTSVERLREGGSIPKVLRSSVRVAQKGEPSPTWESNITEKDSDPTDGEGPETLSSALSKGAAVYSPSRYSYQLLQCDSPRTESQSLLQQSSSPFRGHPTQSPGYSYRTTALRPGNPPSHGSSESSLSSTSYSSPAHPVSTDSLAPFTGTPGYYSSQPHSGNSTGSSLPRRSCPSSAASPTPQGPSDSPTSDSVSQSSTGTLSSTSFPQNSRSSLPSDLRTINLPSAGQSAAYQASRVSAVSNSQHYPHRGSGGVHQYRLQPLQGSGVKTQTGLS, encoded by the exons CCCTGAATCTGTGGAGGCTAGTCCAGCAGTTAATGAGAAGAGCGTGTATTCCACTCATAATTATGGGACCACTCAGAGGCATGGGTGTCGAGGACTGCCTTATGCT ACGATCATCCCTCGTTCTGACCTGAATGGCCTGCCGTCGCCCGTAGAGGAACGCTGTGGAGACAGCCCGAACTCTGAAGGAGAGACTGTTCCTACCTGGTGTCCTTGTGGTCTTTCTCAGGATGGCTTCCTTCTCAACTGTGACAAGTGCAG gggaatgagcagggggaaggtTATTAGACTTCATCGGCGGAAGCAGGACAACATATCAG GTGGGGATAGCAGTGCAACAGAAAGCTGGGATGAGGAGCTTTCTCCCTCCACTGTGTTGTACACAGCAACACAGCACACACCTACAAGCATCACCTTAACTGTTAGAAGAACCAAACCCAAGAAGCGGAAGAAGAGTCCAGAAAAGGGTCGTGCAGTAGCAAAGACGAAGAAAATCAAG AATTCTCCTTCTGAAGCACAGAATTTAGATGAGAATACAACTGAGGGATGGGAAAATCGGATAAGACTGTGGACTGATCAGTATGAAGAAGCTTTCACTAATCAGTACAGTGCAGATGTACAGAACGCCCTTGAACAACATCTACATTCTAGCAAGGAATTTGTGGGCAAACCTGCTATTTTAGACACTATTAATAAGACTGAATTGGCCTGTAATAATACAGTTATTGGTTCCCAAATGCAG CTACAGTTGGGAAGAGTCACTCGTGTTCAGAAACACCGGAAGATCCTTAGAGCTGCAAGAGACTTGGCTCTGGACACTCTTATAATAGAGTATCGAGGGAAAGTCATGTTGCGACAGCAATTTGAGGTCAATGGGCATTTCTTCAAAAA ACCATACCCCTTTGTGCTCTTCTACTCAAAATTCAATGGTGTAGAGATGTGTGTGGATGCACGTACTTTCGGTAATGATGCTCGGTTCATCAGAAGATCGTGTACGCCAAATGCAGAG GTGCGACACATGATTGCAGATGGGATGATTCACCTATGTATCTATGCAGTGTCTGCCATCACCAAGGATGCTGAGGTCACCATAGCGTTTGATTATGAGTACAGTAATTG TAATTATAAAGTGGACTGTGCATGTCACAAGGGGAACCGGAATTGCCCTATACAGAAAAGGAATCCCAATGCCGCAGAACCACCACTCCCACCTCCTCCAAGCTTACCCACCATCGGAGCAGAGACAAGACGTAGAAAAGCTCGACGGAAAGAGTTAGAGATGGAGCAGCAGAATGAGGCTCCAGAAGAGGATAACAATCAGCAACCAGAACAAGTTCCTGAGAAAGCAACTGTGTCCAGTGACCATGAG GAAATAGACAAtccagaggaaaaagaagaagagaaagaagaggttaCAGATGACCAGGAGAACCCAGCTCATAGCAGAAGG ACCCGGGAAGATAGAAAGGTTGAAGCCATCATGCATGCTTTTGAAaacttagagaaaagaaagaagcggCGGGATCAGCCATTGGAACAAAGCAGCTCTGACATAGAGATTACTACCACCACCTCAGAGGCCCCTGTGGGAGAAGAGGCAAAAACTGAAGCCCCTGAATCTGAAGTTAGCAACCCTGCTTCAAACATGGCCATCCCAAGCACTCCACAGAGTGTTGGTGTAAACACCCGGAGGTCTTCTCAAGCGGGG GATATTGCTGCAGAAAAACCAGTCCCCAAGCCACCTCCAGCGAAACCTTCTAGGCCCCGACCGAAGAGTCGAATTTCTCGGTACCGGACCAGTTCAGCCCAAAGACTAAAGCGTCAGAAGCAGGCCATTGCACAACAGGCAGAATTGTCACAAGCTGCCTtggaagagggaggaaataatAGCTCTGTAACTCCTACTGAAGCTGGAAATATAGACAGTTCAGGAGAAAACAGGCAATTAATGGGGTCTGACCCAACTGTGTTATCAGTTACTGGATCCCATGTCAACCGCGCTGCACCTAaataccccaaaaccaaaaag TATCTAGTTACAGAATGGTTGAATGACAAAGCAGAGAAGCAAGAATGCCCTGTTGAGTGCCCTTTACGTATCACCACGGACCCAACTGTACTGGCAACTACCCTGAACATGTTACCCGGTCTTATCCATTCCCCATTAATTTGCACCACCCCCAAACACTACATTCGCTTTGGCTCACCCTTTATCCCTGAGAGACGTCGAAGGCCCCTTCTGCCTGATGGCACCTTCAGCTCCTGTAAAAAG CGCTGGATAAAGCAAGCCTTGGAAGAAGGGATGACTCAAACATCATCTGTACCCCAAGAGACTAGAACTCAGCACCTATACCAAAGTAATGAGAATAGTAACTCTTCTAATATCTGCAAAGATAATGCAG ATCTATTGAGCCCATTAAAGAAATGGAAGTCTCGATATTTGATGGAGCAGAATGTCACCAAGTTACTGAGGCCTCTTTCTCCAGTCACACCACCCCCTCCCAATCCAGGCTCAAAGAGCCCCCCACTGACCACATCTGGCCCATCTCACTCAGAAGAGGAGTGTCGAAATGGATACAGCCTCATGTTCTCACCAATCACGTCTCTTACTACTGCTAGTCGCTGCAATACTCCTCTGCAGTTTGAG ctTTGTCACCGAAAAGACCTGGACTTGACAAAAGTAGGCTACCTTGACTCCAACACTAACAGCTGTGCTGACAGACCTTCCCTGATCAACTCAGGTCCTTCTGACCTGGCTACTCATCCTTCTATCGGGCCCCCCTCTGAGACTGGCTTTCCAAGCAGGAGTGGAGATGGACATCAAACCCTTGCAAGGAACTCGGACCAGGCATTTCGGACAGAGTTTAACTTAATGTACGCCTACTCCCCATTGAACGCTATGCCTCGAGCTGATGGATTATATCGAGGGTCTCCCCTAGTAGGGGATAGGAAACCTTTACATTTGGATGGGGGATATTGTTCCCCTGCAGAAGGGTTTCCCAGCAGATATGAACATGGTTTTATGAAAGACCTCTCTCGTGGATCCATGTCACCTGGCAGTGAGAGGACTTGTGAAGGAGTCCCATCTGCCCCCCAGAACCCACCACAGAGGAAAAAG GTATCCCTGCTGGAGTACCGCAAACGGAAACAAGAAGCCAAGGAGAATTCTGGTGGGGGAGGTGACTCTGCACAGAGCAAAAGCAAGTCTGCAGGAGCTGGGCAAGGCAGCAGTAACTCACTTTCTGACACTGGTGCCCATGGTGTGCAGGGATCCTCAACCCGAACCCCATCTTCCCCTCACAAAAAATTCTCCCCATCTCATTCCTCTATGTCCCATATGGAGGCGGTAAGCCCATCAGATTCCAGAGGCACTTCATCTCACTGCAGACCTCAAGAGAATATCAGCAGTAGGTG GATGGTTCCCACATCGGTGGAACGACTCCGAGAAGGAGGGAGTATTCCCAAGGTCCTCCGAAGCAGTGTGAGGGTGGCCCAAAAAGGAGAGCCTTCTCCCACTTGGGAGAGTAATATCACAGAGAAAGACTCAG ACCCTACAGATGGAGAAGGCCCAGAGACACTGAGCTCAGCACTCTCTAAAGGAGCAGCCGTTTACAGCCCTTCCAGATACAGCTACCAG CTCCTGCAGTGTGATAGTCCACGGACAGAATCACAAAGCCTCCTTCAGCAGAGTTCCTCCCCCTTTAGAGGACATCCCACCCAATCTCCAGGATACAGTTATCGAACTACTGCACTGAGACCTGGAAATCCCCCCTCTCACGGTTCTTCAGAATCCTCCCTCTCTTCTACGTCCTATTCCAGCCCCGCCCACCCTGTATCCACAGACTCGTTGGCCCCATTTACGGGGACACCAGGGTATTATAGCAGCCAGCCACATTCTGGAAACAGCACTGGCAGCAGTCTTCCAAGGAGGAGCTGCCCTTCTAGTGCTGCTAGCCCTACCCCACAGGGCCCCTCAGACTCACCGACCTCAGACTCGGTCTCCCAGTCCAGCACAGGAACTCTGAGTTCCACCTCCTTCCCTCAGAACTCTAGGTCATCATTGCCATCAGACTTACGGACTATCAATCTGCCCAGTGCTGGGCAGTCCGCTGCCTACCAGGCCTCCAGGGTATCTGCGGTTTCCAATTCACAGCACTACCCACACCGTGGGAGTGGGGGTGTGCACCAGTACCGACTCCAGCCGCTGCAAGGGTCAGGAGTCAAGACTCAGACAGGACTTTCCTAG